The sequence TCGCGCTAAAAGCAAACAAGACTTATTAAATTTACATCCCTCCCAATTATCTCCCGAATTACAACCAGATGGTCGTTCTTCTTTTGAAAAAGCAAATATTAATAATGCCCTCGCTTTAGCGAAAGGTTGTCTGCGCTTTGAATGGGTACATCGCCGCATGGATGGAACTGATTTTCCCGTCGAAGTATTGCTCACAGCCATACCCTTGAAAGATAAACAAATTCTTTATGTCGTTTGGCGAGACATCACCGAACGCAAATGGGTAGAAGCAACTTTGCGATCGAGCGAACGACGCCTGCGCCGCCAAAGTCATGCCTTATTAGACTTAGCCAGTCGCAAAACTTTAGTCAGCGGTGATTTTAATGCCGCCGTCAAAGAAATTACAGAAGTTGCTACCGCTACGATGGATGTAGAACGGGTGAGCGTTTGGCTATATAACGACGAGCGATCGAGCATTATTTGTCTGGATTTATACAAACGAAGTATCGGCACTCATACCGCTGGATTAGAATTACATTCCACTGACTTTCCCGATTATTTTGAAGCATTAAAATCGGAACGAATTATCGCCGCTCACGATGCAAATACCGATCCGAGAACCAGCGAATTTTCTGCATCTTACCTCAAACCTTTGAACATTAACTCCATGCTAGATGCACCAATTCGAGTAGGCGGTCAAATGGTAGGAGTAATCTGTCACGAACACGTTGGCTCTCCTCGTCAATGGGCGTTAGAAGAAGAAAATTTTGCTGGTTCTCTGGCTGATTTTGTAGCTTTAGCAATGGAATCGGCTTCTCGGAAAGAAGCGCAAGAAGCGCTCCAAAAAGCAAATGAAGAATTGGAAATTAGAGTAGAAGAAAGAACTGCCGCTTTAAAAGACACTAATAAGCAATTGATGACTGAAATAGTAGAACGCCAGCGCTCTGAAGAAGCTTTGCAAATATCGGAAGAAAAATTTTCCAAAGCTTTTCGCTCTAGCCCTCATATCATTACTATTACTACTCTTAAAGATGGGCTTTATGTAGATGTGAATGAAACTTTTCTCAACGTGATGGGTTATCAGTGGGAAGAAGCGATCGGTAAGACATCGCTCGAATTGAACATTTGGGCAAATCTAACAGAACGTCAAAAAGTGATCGAGATGTTGCAATCTCAGGGAACTGTTCGTAACGAAGAATGTAAATTCCGTAAAAAAAGCGGTGACATTTTAATCGGACTTTTATCTGCGGAAATTATTTATTTGAATGGCGAAGCTTGTTTGCTAATTGTTACTACTGATATCACTGAATTAAAGAAAGCACAAGCAGCGACGGATCGACTAGCCGCAATTTTGGAAGCAACGCCGGATTTTGTCGGTTCTTCCGATTTAGATGGGCGAGTGTTGTTTGTTAACAGCGGCGCTCGTCAAATGTTGGGAATTCCGGAAGGTGAAGATATTTCTAATTTTACGATCGGCGATACTCATCCAGCATGGGCGTTGAACGTAATTTTAAATGAAGCAATACCCACCGCTATTTCTCAAGGTATTTGGAGCGGCGAATCGGCAATTGTTAATCGAAATGGCCAAGAGATTCCGGTTTCTCAAGTAATGATCGCTCATCAAATATCTAACAGAGAAATTGCTTATTTTTCTACCATCATGCGGGATATAACTTATCGGGTAAAGATGGAAGATGCTCTGCGACAAGCTGAAGAAAAATACCGCACGATTTTTGAGAACGCCGTAGAAGGGATTTTTCAAACTTCCCCTGAAGGTAAATATTTAAGTGCCAATCCTGCCTTAGCCAAAATATATGGCTATGCTTCCCCAGATGAACTGATTGCTAATCTTCAAGATGTGGAAAAACAACTTTACGTAGATCCTAAACGCCGATCGCAATTTATTGCCGCGATGCACCAACATAATAGCGTATCGGGATTTGAGTCACAAGTTTACTGCAAAGATGGCAGCATTATTTGGGTGTCCGAAAATGCAAGGGCGGTTCGCGATGCCAATGGCGAGCTACTTTATTATGAAGGCATCGTGCAAAATATTACCGATCGCAAATTAGCAGAAGAAGCACTGCGCTATCAGCAACAACAAACCGAACGCTTGCTACTAAATATTTTGCCTCAACCAATTGCCGATCGGTTGAAGCTACAAGAAACGACCATTGCCGATAGCTTTGAAGCGGTAACGGTTCTGTTTGCTGATATCGTGGGATTTACCGAGCTTTCTGCTTATATTCATCCTGTAGAATTAGTGGAATTACTTAACGAAATTTTTTCTACTTTTGATGCTTTAACCGATCGGTATGGGTTGGAAAAAATCAAGACGATCGGCGATGCTTATATGGTAGTGGGAGGATTGCCCACTCCCAGAAACGACCACGTAGAAGCAGTGGCAGAAATGGCCCTGAACATGAAAATGGAGATAGACCGATTTAATCAGAAAAAAAGCCAGAAAGTACAGTTAAGGGTAGGTATAAGTAGTGGCCCGGTGGTGGCTGGAGTAATCGGCACGAAAAAGTTTATCTACGATTTGTGGGGTGATACCGTCAATACAGCCAGTCGCATGGAATCTCACGGCATTGCAGGCCAAATTCAAGTCACTAATGTTATTTATGAATTATTAAAAGATCGATACTTCTTTCAAGAGCGGGGACGCATCCCTGTCAAAGGTAAAGGGGAAATGACAACTTACTTTTTACTCGGCAAAATCAGTTAACTAATTTCCCAGTCACTTGCTTTGTGCTTGGAATCTAAAATCTCAAATCCAAAATCAAAAATTGAACGATCTCAGGGGTTATCTCATCAAATACCAATTATTGCAAGGTAAAACATGATCCCAAAACCAGGTCGATTAGCTCGACGGCTTACTATCGTTTTTATTTTAATTGCCATCCTTCCTTTACTTGCTGGCAGTATTTTATCTATTAAAAGCGTATTTAATTTTGGTTTTGGGGAAATAGCCATTCATCAAAAAAGCATTATCTCCCTTGGTAAAACTTATATTTATACTTATGTCGATAATATTTTTGCTAATTTGAATGCGATTGGAGAATTTACCAGCCAAAAAACTGAAAATATCGATATTTCCCTGCGAGCTATGTGCGTTAGTTCTCCCAATTTATATGCTGAATTAACCCTGACAGACACCCAAGGTAATCAATTATCTCATCTAATTAATTGCCAACCAATTAGTCGGGATAAGTTAGTTAATATTGTTGAGTCCAAAGCTTTTTTACAGGCTAAACAAAAAAAATTCTTCGTCGGCTCGGTTTCTTTCATCGAAAACAAACCTCTGGTCACCATGTCTCGCATGGTAAAGACAAAAACAGGCAAAGATTTAATCGTCATAGCAGTGGTAAATTATCAAAATATTTGGGAATCATTAAGTTTGCTTAAACCGGGAAATGAAGGTTATTTTTATATAGTCGATCGC comes from Leptolyngbyaceae cyanobacterium and encodes:
- a CDS encoding PAS domain S-box protein is translated as MKFRSSPYLAALSAMVLVLAFVFLVDRSEQKRFQQQNRTAVLNQLSIIRARLEGGLSSRIFLARGLVAHVSLYPNIDRAKFERLARVMVARQTGIGSIALYKNNVISHIYPLQGHEAAIGFNPMSVPEERRAIERAIKTGNTIVAGPINLVEGGVGIISRTPIFISPPGEEPKTGRYWGLAGIIIDKDTLFKEAGLIESETERTEEIVGEKSPHPPISPSAKLNIALRGKDGLGAKGAVFFGDGEIFQQNPVILEVSFPNGSWQIAAIPVEGWPTQAPISGWLWTGGGVLALFAGVLVFIWVRSPEQLRTAVEQATNALQASKTKYRELVQNANTIILKVDTQGNIIFFNEFAQHFFGYSEAEILGKNMVGTIVPETDLSGRNLAEIMNDVLKHPEKYTEYENENIRRNKERVWVVWRNKPLFDEQGYLTGILAIGSDITDRKIAEAKLQESEQKFRTLYESTIDAVMLLDETAFFDCNRATLNIFGCTSKEQFCGKHPSQFSPEFQPGGEKSSELAAQNIATALREGSCRFEWLHCRLDGTLFPAEVWLTAIDWKVENNGFHSTIAVTENGISYCRRVVQAVVRDISKRKAREQAIQKSESKFRALFEKSGDAILLLDGDVFIDCNQAAVEMIRAKSKQDLLNLHPSQLSPELQPDGRSSFEKANINNALALAKGCLRFEWVHRRMDGTDFPVEVLLTAIPLKDKQILYVVWRDITERKWVEATLRSSERRLRRQSHALLDLASRKTLVSGDFNAAVKEITEVATATMDVERVSVWLYNDERSSIICLDLYKRSIGTHTAGLELHSTDFPDYFEALKSERIIAAHDANTDPRTSEFSASYLKPLNINSMLDAPIRVGGQMVGVICHEHVGSPRQWALEEENFAGSLADFVALAMESASRKEAQEALQKANEELEIRVEERTAALKDTNKQLMTEIVERQRSEEALQISEEKFSKAFRSSPHIITITTLKDGLYVDVNETFLNVMGYQWEEAIGKTSLELNIWANLTERQKVIEMLQSQGTVRNEECKFRKKSGDILIGLLSAEIIYLNGEACLLIVTTDITELKKAQAATDRLAAILEATPDFVGSSDLDGRVLFVNSGARQMLGIPEGEDISNFTIGDTHPAWALNVILNEAIPTAISQGIWSGESAIVNRNGQEIPVSQVMIAHQISNREIAYFSTIMRDITYRVKMEDALRQAEEKYRTIFENAVEGIFQTSPEGKYLSANPALAKIYGYASPDELIANLQDVEKQLYVDPKRRSQFIAAMHQHNSVSGFESQVYCKDGSIIWVSENARAVRDANGELLYYEGIVQNITDRKLAEEALRYQQQQTERLLLNILPQPIADRLKLQETTIADSFEAVTVLFADIVGFTELSAYIHPVELVELLNEIFSTFDALTDRYGLEKIKTIGDAYMVVGGLPTPRNDHVEAVAEMALNMKMEIDRFNQKKSQKVQLRVGISSGPVVAGVIGTKKFIYDLWGDTVNTASRMESHGIAGQIQVTNVIYELLKDRYFFQERGRIPVKGKGEMTTYFLLGKIS